The proteins below come from a single Miscanthus floridulus cultivar M001 chromosome 1, ASM1932011v1, whole genome shotgun sequence genomic window:
- the LOC136466586 gene encoding uncharacterized protein, with translation MAIPNYTYLKLKMPRPNGIITVSSTFSHAFECDREHYELATAVVNSSELLQLEESSSPAAPDCNKPTSSMAFHSLEETKANAGTTYQRCMQQCFADQIDSLDQLNQAERPKPTIAVYVDDIVVKMAQACDLIANLAATFVNLRRFNIKLNPKKCVFGVLKGKLLGYIVFECGIEANPEKITTISNMGPIRNVKGV, from the exons atggcgatccccaactacacctacctcaagctgaagatgccgagaCCAAACGGTATCATCACAGTGAGTAGCACCTTTTCACACGCCTTTGAGTGTGACCGCGAGCACTATGAGCTCGCCACCGcggtcgtcaactcatccgagctcctgcAGCTCGAGGAGTCATCATCCCCTGCAgccccagactgcaacaaaccaacctcctcgatggccttccactcgctcgaggaaaccaaggcg aacgctggcaccacctaccaaaggtgcatgcagcaatgcttcgccgaccaaatcgactcgCTCGACCAGCTTAATCaggccgagcggccaaaaccaacgatcgccgtctatgttgatgacatagtggtcaaaatggctcaagcttgtgacctgatcgcaaacttggctgcGACGTttgtgaacctccgaaggttcaacatcaagctgaatcccaaaaagtgtgttttcggggttctaaAGGGGAAACTGCTGGGATACATTGTATTCGagtgcggcatcgaagccaaccccgaaaagatcacgaccatctccaacatgggccccatacgcaacgtcaagggtgtGTAG